Genomic segment of Arachis hypogaea cultivar Tifrunner chromosome 11, arahy.Tifrunner.gnm2.J5K5, whole genome shotgun sequence:
CCCTGACCTTTCCCTCCACTCTGTGAGGAACCTGTGATGCTCGAAGAAGAAGGAGCATTGGCCAAAATCTTGACCTCTAAATCATTGTCCAAGCTGAAGAGTTGCCTTTCTTGCTGAGTGATCATGGACAAGATCTTATTCACACTAGGCAATTCATCCATCAACATGACTTGTGACTTAACAGTGGAGTATTGTTCACCAAGGCCACGAAGGAATTTCGTTACTCTATCTTCCTCTCTGTGCATTCGAACAGTCCCTAGTCCACAATTACATTTCACACAATCACACGCGGGAATAGATTTGAAATTATCAATTTCTTCCCAAAGGTTCTTCAGTTTGGCAAAGTAAGCAGTAACATTCATATCACCCTGCTTGAGTGCATATACCTCTTCATTCAACTCAGCTACTCTGAAACGATCACCTTGATAATAGCGGTGCTTGAGATCATTCCACAATTTGTAACCTACGTTATTCCAAAGAATGCTTTGATAGATGTCTGGGATCAGGGAAAGATTTATCCAGGCTACAACATATGTATTGCATCGCTGCCATGCCTTGAAATTCGGATCAGTTTTTACTGGTTTTAATATGGTGTCGTCaacaaatttcaatttatttttcaaagtGAGAGCAATGACCATGGCCTTGCTCCACGCGCTGTAATTTGCACCAGTAAGGGTAACATTGGTGATAGGTATACCTGGATTTTCAAATGGAAGAATGTAGTAAGGCCTGCTAGATCTTGATTCGGATTGGTTTGCTTGTTGATGTGACTCTGAATCTGCGCTACTTGATTGAAGAACACAGCAAATTGATGTATGTCCATGGTAGGAGTGGCTCCTCCTAATCGAATACTTAAATTCGCCTCCATAGACTTCAGATCTGAGAAATTTCAAACTTGAGAGTCGAAATCGCAATCTTTCTCTCTAAACCTCGTTGATCGGAAACTCGTTATTCCACACTATTGAAAAATCAGTGAAACAACAAAGCTCTCATCAAACTCTGTGGTATGAGttcaagagagaagaagaaagaaaacaaatgagaaaatttcaaagaaaagaaaaggggaaaaatgtgaAGATTGAGAAAATTGAGCAAAAGGAAGGTTCATGAACACTGCGTGAACATTAACGCTGGATTCTTCATTATTCTCTGAATGCGATCGATAATGCGCGAATAAGAGAACAAGTCGCTCTTTCTTCAATCAGAGTCTCCATGTTCCTCcatccacgctcaccgcaccatgtgaAAATTTGATGTGTGAGTGGAGAAGAACACACAACCAGAGAAACTGAGATGAACGTAAGTGATAAACTTACATTAATAAAGAATCACACTAATTACAATACTAATGACAACTATATATATGGCTATACTATTCTAACTAACTTTGTACAGCTCAACAAAGCTAACGATAACAGACCTCAACAAACTGCCTAACTAAAGCAAAGGAGTACTAAGGGAGTACTACTTTTAACTTCCTATTAAATAATTAATCAGCAACCATTATAATCAAGTAACAATATACATGgacacacattttatatttattttttattttcacctaccatatcatacacaataaaacATCAAACACTAACTATACAATAATTTCTTTAGCATTGCCATTAAGATTATTATGAATTAGAATTTTGTTACTATTCACCACATACAAGAACACCGTTATGAGTGAGGTGAAGTAAAAAAACCAGTTTCTAATGATATTACTGGTAAGAACCGAATGCTGAAAGTGCTAATGGAATTAATAAGAGAAcaaataaagaatcaattgcTTAATCGATTGTAATCttagtgattaggttatgtaaaatcaacattcaatattgaaaagtatttgttatcatcgatattttaatatctattttcttgtgtaaaaaaattgtattttttgagttatttattcaaatgctacaactttaaaataagttcttctataattaaataaaattcttatattttaaacTCTTCTTCCGaaaaaacttatttaaattatttatccaaaCTGGGCCTAAGAGCCATGAGCAAGTTCTTGTTGCCAAGGAGATAAGCAACATTGAGGGACTTGGCAAGGGTAGATGCCACTTCCTTGGAGGCCTCAATATTCACTTGCCAAGACAGGAGTAAGCGAGGTctctgacaaaaaaaataaataattacaattagaaaaaatttatatacGTGCATCGACATAATAAACTGAgttaactattatatatatttatttaacagAAATTTACACAAATGTActaattgaatttatgttaataaAACTTTTCACGTTAATATTTACTTAGTTAATTAATAAACACTTCCTCACTATGATACTTAAAACAAAAACATTCACTaaagtaattaataatttaattattaaacttttacttaataatttaatttaagtaaatacaaaattatataattgttcacttaacctaaaaaaataacttttaatataaattagtaaattaaaaaatgtGTAGCCTATAAATTAGGATCAAACCCAAGTATttaatatctaaatataattatgTAGTTAAAAccttaattacaaaaaaataacaacCACATTCCTAAAATTATACCCTATCGGTGATCTGTTGCTAACGATACAAATTGTATTATAGTTTTTGGTAAATATCCTAACCATTACTATACATATATGGGATAATATAATGTGAAGATAACAAAACTAATTGCGAAGTCGACTGTCCCAGCATAGTGCCATGTTGCGTTCAGATCATGTGCATCTACGCTCCATCTTTGTCTTACTCAATAATATGGTCAGAAAGagatagaagagaagagaaagtggtagaAAGGTTAAAAATAGggtgaataatttttaaaatccattatttatttaaaattatttatttcaataaataaaacatttttttagtttatttaaataaaaaatccattatttttgtcatttaaatgTTTCGAAGATATTTTTGAATCTTTAAACGGATATTTTTGGTAAACTCAATATAGAACTCAATCATAAATTCTAAATACtaagaaaaaaaactaacaaacaataaTTGAACGAAATTTACTGAGAAATTATTTTGGCATTTACAAAGGTCATACAAGAATGAACAAAATATAAATAACCAATCCAAAAGACAAACGAGAATAACAAAAGACATGCAACTCATCAACAGATAATTGATAGAGGCAGTCAAAGAAAGAAGCAACACAACATGGCGGCAGCATTCTTACCAACGGCGAAACTTCCGAACTCTTTGGCGGGACGAAATCAGTGTCCTTGATATTTACACCTTTCCAAAAGAGTTAGAAGAGGTTACATGAATTAATAGTCAGCTTGGAGAAAACTCTCATATGCGGTTCCTTGCAACGTCTTGTTAACATCTTCCCAGTTTTTAATGTGGTCGGATAACGGTCCTCTATGGATCTTAACCTGCCGGCTCGTTAACTCCATCTGCGGCAATCCTAAAAAGTCTAGCACACGTTTTAGCTCCTGCCAGAAACAGGAATGGCAAAACACTTTATTATCCTATTATCAGACAACTATGCAGCAAACCAAAACTCTACTTACAGTGAATCAATAGAATATACTAAGAGAAAAATGGTGATTATATTATCCTTCCAAATGGTAATATATTAAAGTAGAAGACAGGAATTTATGATGTGGTACTTACAGTAGGATTTCGTATAAGATCCTCATAGTACAGGATCATATGCCGAGTAGTGCTGAAGTATTCTAACGCCTTTGCAACTCTTGTCTCCATATCTTTCAAGTTGGTCAGCAATGATGTAGAATTTATGGCAGGCTTGTACTGTAATAGAGTATCAGCCTAAATAAAAGACACCAAATGAGTTTCATTTTATTGTATATGAGAAATTAAGGGTCTGTTTGGAATAGAGGATGCCACGGAGTAGACTACTATGCCAGAGACACCAGTGTCCTTCCTAGACAATGTGTCTCAGTCCCACCATGTCTCTCTCTGTtcatgtattttgtgtccatgGACATGAACCAACCCGAACCTAAATAATGCACAATTCAATacaaatggagagagagagagagagagagagagacctcTTCTGTGGAATGAACGTGAGACTTATGAGTCCCATTCAATAACTTGGCATAACGATCGTAGGAATTGGCCAGCGTTGATACCAATCTGCGTAACAAGTTTCTCCGCAAAAGAAATATTACAGAAACACTTCTATGGTTGAAGTAGTCTGCTATTTCCTTGGGGTGCTCCATCAGCCCCTGCATGAAAACTGATATTGTGATTTTTGTATTACTAGATGATATATAAGTCAGCTGCAGCCTGCAGATACTCGTCCCACGGGGAAACAAACAACAAAAACTTGTGAACAAAGCATGCCTTCATTTGTCATGTGCCTCTTGCTGTTGAAGGaataatgaattatgaatgtaaTGTAATACCAAATATTAGGGACTGTGATGATTAACAATTTTCGTCGCATGATCTGATGGAGGATAAACATCTTCGTGGATAAATAATAGTTGATCACTTCTAGTTACTTATCTTCTACTTAAACTATGATTTTCCTTGCATTTTCACTTGCTACAATGTCACTCCgttaattttcaaattaatccAATTAAGCCCCTTACGTTCTTCATGCTTTTACTGATTTAAACTTATGCCAATATTGAATCGACAAATGAATTTCTCTCCTTCGGCAAAATAAAGGCGTAATCATTCAATGCCAAATCACAGAGAACATAACTGCATCAACTTAGAAAGTGCGACAAAGGAATATGAAAAATTTGACCCGAATAAATGAAATACTAGAACAACGAAAGTCCGATAATTGAGATCCATGGTTCTAGTGGCACTTTAAGAAGATTGCCAAGATTATACACAGTACACCACTAGCATTATCTTGTTACGCTTCTCGTCCCCTTTTTAACTAGAACTTTTTTCTACCACACAATACTTCTTTGCAGATCTCACTGGTCAGAATATATTGTAGAGGAACAAGGCAGCCTTCTCTAATCATTGATCACAACAGGTaatcagaaaaataagaacaattttACAGAGTTGAGTGAGAAAACTTGTTGTTGAAGTCATCGACTTGGGCTAAGTGAAATCCTCCACATTAGAAATATAAGGAGAGGGTAAGGAGATCAAACTACATTTGCAGCTTAAGCCTTATAACAAGGCAAGTATACTAAAATGTTAATAATACTTAAGAACAAACATGTTCCTGTTCAATTTATCATGTGGTTAATGTCTGAATTGGAAACGTAGATTCATAGTAAATAGCTATGCactaatttgatatatttaaaacTTAGTATGTCATGTGTCTATAATCATCTATATTTATACACCAAGAAAGTAACCATTTATACAGAAACGCGAAAATCAAAACAGGAAGACAGAATCTAAACAGGCTCATACTTCTAATGTTCTCAATAAATCAGTAACAAATAACATGTGAgtttaagaaaaaataagaacttTTACCTGATTAAGCATCCACTTTAAGCCAACTGCAGCAGAGCACTCATTCTTTGAAGCACTACTGACCCAGTCCAAACTATAAACTTTATCCAAAGTCTTCACAATTGTGGAAGCATtcattcttctctctcttacaGAAAATATCTCCCCATTTGAGCTCACATTTATGTGGCTATTCAAAAGGGTCTCAAACCACCCACTCCCTGACCTTTGGTTTGACAATATGGCAAAGAAATGCACAGGGTTTCGAGCACACTCATTCCTAGCAATGAACAACACAATTAACAACATTTCAAATAAAAGCCGAAGAGTAAGAATTCTTTCTAGTTTCAGATATTGTGGCAAAAATTCAAATTGGTAATCTAGATTTCAAAAGCAGcaatttggtccctaaagttAAGTTTTGTGGTTTACTTTGGTTCCTTGGTCCACGGACATTACTTGATGTACTGATGTGTCAACAGACACCACTTTGGTCCTACCCTACAATGACACATCATCACCATTGTCCATTGGTAACATCCATCAAGGAAGGACCAACCAGAATCAGGGAGAATAATTTCAAGAACCACATTGTGAATTTTGACAAAAACACACATTAAGAACCTGATCAACTTCAAGAGTATTTGAAGTTAACCTCACATCATCTCACCTTAAATTAAAAGCTTAGTGCATATATTAGGTGTACAATGTACTATAGTTAATGAATAGTGATATAAATGAAAAAATACATTAAGATATCCTAAACAACTTATATTGCAGGGCCAAATTAATACCAAATCATTTGTCACTTTGGCCAGATGAAAACATATTAAGAAATCTAAAAACCAAACTTATAACAGTACTCTTATGTAAAAGTAGCATCCTATATTGGAAATACAAAATCATTTTCATTTTGCACTAAcatgattattaatttaaatgtatAATTGATATTTCAATAACAAACTCCacatagaaaaaaaaagtgacaAATATTGTGCACACAAGGAGTACCTATTAAAAGAGACAGGGTTAGGGTAGTGAAGGTGTGTATCTGTTATCTTCAGTACACTCTGGGAAGAAGGGTTCTGAATGGTTTGTAACTCCAAAAGTTTAGTCCTTGCTTGAGTCCTTATCTGCTTCAAACAAACACAGCAAATAAAAACCCCACACACCATTGAGAATACCAACACTGACATCCTCAATACAAGTGGTGATTTCTTCTGAGCCTTTATTACTAGAACATCCTgtcacataaaaaataaaataaaatgcaaaaaaaaaaaaaaaatgttgtaAGCACCAAGAAGAAGAttaatgagattttaaaaatgttttagaaaaaataaaaaacaaatcatTAGTTCTAGCTATAAAGTATAAACTACTAAACTAGTTAAACTCAAAATCTTTTCAGAAACATGCAGAGAAGCTCAAagctttcatcttttttttttttttttctctttgccCGGGTTTTGTCACCACTCACCACCACTATGTTTGAAAGTTGaaacatttcaaaataaataaataaataacattaatgGCAATTATGGTACTAATAAGTAACAGTAATTACTAAAAGAAGAAGCACATTGTTAGTGACAGAAGAGTAAAACAGATTTAATTAGTAGTAAGGACCGCATAAAAGCACACACCTTGTTGAAAAAGCTTCCTTCTTCTACTACCATTATTCCACAAAAACTAAGGAAGATTCTAGGAGAATAGTGAGAAAAGGGAGGAGAAACAAGACTCAAGTTTGGTGCATTGAAGGACAAAAGCCCCAAGTCAAAGCCCATTGCCCCATTCGCTCAAACGCACGCTTGTGTCTTCGGTCTCTTCGTCAAAAATCAAAATACTAATACTAAGAACAATCATTTATACCAAGTTACCAACCCTGCTAAGTGAagtctaaaatataaaatatatattaaaaataaattaaataatatatatatttatatataaatatataataactaattttagtagttaattttaaattttaatatgtaaataatatttttaaatattatgatTGATATAGAAAAAAcactaaatattttattaaaaatataatgtcATAAGATTACGAAATTGAgtaactattttattttaatcaaatttttaacg
This window contains:
- the LOC112720450 gene encoding uncharacterized protein isoform X1, whose amino-acid sequence is MGFDLGLLSFNAPNLSLVSPPFSHYSPRIFLSFCGIMVVEEGSFFNKDVLVIKAQKKSPLVLRMSVLVFSMVCGVFICCVCLKQIRTQARTKLLELQTIQNPSSQSVLKITDTHLHYPNPVSFNRNECARNPVHFFAILSNQRSGSGWFETLLNSHINVSSNGEIFSVRERRMNASTIVKTLDKVYSLDWVSSASKNECSAAVGLKWMLNQGLMEHPKEIADYFNHRSVSVIFLLRRNLLRRLVSTLANSYDRYAKLLNGTHKSHVHSTEEADTLLQYKPAINSTSLLTNLKDMETRVAKALEYFSTTRHMILYYEDLIRNPTELKRVLDFLGLPQMELTSRQVKIHRGPLSDHIKNWEDVNKTLQGTAYESFLQADY
- the LOC112720450 gene encoding uncharacterized protein isoform X2, with amino-acid sequence MGFDLGLLSFNAPNLSLVSPPFSHYSPRIFLSFCGIMVVEEGSFFNKDVLVIKAQKKSPLVLRMSVLVFSMVCGVFICCVCLKQIRTQARTKLLELQTIQNPSSQSVLKITDTHLHYPNPVSFNRNECARNPVHFFAILSNQRSGSGWFETLLNSHINVSSNGEIFSVRERRMNASTIVKTLDKVYSLDWVSSASKNECSAAVGLKWMLNQGLMEHPKEIADYFNHRSVSVIFLLRRNLLRRLVSTLANSYDRYAKLLNGTHKSHVHSTEEADTLLQYKPAINSTSLLTNLKDMETRVAKALEYFSTTRHMILYYEDLIRNPTDCRRWS